The Xenopus tropicalis strain Nigerian chromosome 7, UCB_Xtro_10.0, whole genome shotgun sequence genome includes a region encoding these proteins:
- the LOC105946580 gene encoding carcinoembryonic antigen-related cell adhesion molecule 1-like yields MERYLLPALFSVWINLIYGISIQPIPEYPVVNQPLTLSVSGVSGAIRSFSWYKSSSIANSSLILTYNSSSNPVETHGPQYFSRASGLSDGSLRISTLYTSDQTSYTVQVEAGSLTKDSIYLRVYVPVTKPGITASLCPEENEYNLTCTAANTERILWNRIDGRFPTGVTFSSNNRTMTISKFIQSDAGQYQCEVENTISKNISEPYTLLQYCVCVDPPADNKLGILAGIICGTIAGTALIACATFLLYKRILPSVKQENTGQFNNKQDSSATYDSVIVGGTGQNISVESPYTGLQHGPDHTYCDLKVWWKRNEKP; encoded by the exons ATGGAGAGATACCTGCTACCAG CTCTCTTTAGTGTCTGGATAAATCTGATCTATGGAATCAGCATTCAGCCGATTCCTGAATATCCAGTGGTCAATCAGCCTCTCACCCTCAGTGTCAGTGGGGTCAGCGGGGCAATTCGCTCTTTTTCCTGGTATAAAAGTTCATCCATTGCGAATTCCTCCCTAATCTTAACGTATAATTCATCTTCTAACCCTGTGGAGACACATGGGCCACAGTACTTCTCTCGGGCCAGCGGCCTCTCAGATGGATCATTAAGGATCTCAACCCTTTATACTTCAGACCAGACAAGTTACACTGTGCAGGTTGAGGCAGGCAGTTTAACAAAAGACTCGATTTACCTGCGTGTTTATG TTCCAGTGACTAAACCAGGGATCACTGCCAGCCTGTGTCCTGAGGAAAATGAATACAACCTTACATGTACAGCAGCCAATACAGAGAGGATCTTATGGAACAGAATTGATGGGCGCTTTCCTACTGGAGTCACATTTAGCAGCAATAATAGAACTATGACTATTTCAAAGTTTATACAATCAGATGCTGGGCAGTATCAGTGTGAAGTGGAAAATACAATCAGCAAGAACATTAGTGAGCCCTACACGCTGTTGCAATACT GTGTCTGTGTGGATCCTCCAGCTGATAACAAACTAGGCATTTTGGCTGGAATCATTTGTGGCACAATTGCGGGAACTGCATTGATCGCCTGTGCAACATTTCTACTGTACAAAAGAATTTTACCTTCAGTGAAACAGGAAAATACAG GACAATTTAATAACAAACAAGATTCATCTGCAACATACGACAGTGTTATTGTTGGAGGAACA GGGCAAAACATTTCGGTGGAATCTCCATACACG